From a single bacterium genomic region:
- a CDS encoding T9SS type A sorting domain-containing protein, with product MKVFKMFMDIQRERATRQKIRYTKYDAKARLLATLLFCLIFAKAPLFAEDLRWGFFVITGGTSQNSEYSISGLGYFLGGISSNSTYTITGEAPGFPLPLQIPPSTITTDNSNAFCYPNPYRKNEEGQGRFIYFDRVSLGAIIKIYTIAGELIAEIDVEKCPEIWEVPRDIASGIYIYTITEGRGGKKTGKIGIVK from the coding sequence ATGAAGGTTTTTAAGATGTTTATGGATATTCAGAGAGAGAGAGCAACTCGCCAAAAAATACGATATACGAAATACGACGCTAAGGCTCGTCTGCTAGCCACATTGCTCTTTTGTCTTATTTTTGCAAAGGCACCCTTGTTTGCAGAAGACTTAAGATGGGGCTTTTTTGTTATCACAGGAGGCACATCACAAAATTCTGAGTATAGCATTTCTGGATTAGGCTATTTCTTAGGAGGCATATCATCCAACTCAACCTATACCATTACAGGAGAAGCCCCGGGATTTCCCCTTCCTTTACAAATTCCACCCTCAACCATTACCACAGATAACAGCAATGCCTTTTGCTATCCAAACCCCTATAGGAAGAATGAGGAAGGACAAGGAAGGTTCATCTATTTTGACAGGGTAAGCCTGGGTGCAATCATTAAAATCTACACCATTGCTGGTGAGCTAATAGCAGAGATAGATGTAGAAAAATGCCCAGAGATATGGGAAGTTCCAAGAGACATTGCCTCTGGCATCTATATCTATACCATTACCGAAGGAAGAGGAGGAAAGAAAACAGGAAAGATTGGAATTGTGAAATAA